CTGGCAACTTCATCATTAATAGGACAGCCGATGAAGACGATGCGCTCTTTTAAAAGTCTGGAATAGATGTCAAAAGCTCTCTCTCCACGGCCGGTCTGCTCGATTACCATTGGGATTAAGTTCATAAAAACCTCGCTCATATTGGTTCCTTCGGCCGCACTTGCGGCCTCAGGATGACAAAAAACGATCAAAACATCTATTTTTGAGGCCGTTTTTTGTCATTTTTCGACTTTACAACCTTGATTTTAGCCTCGTTGAGGACAAATTCAAGGGATTTCTCGTGTAAAATGCGATTTTTTAAGGATCCGAGCAGATTGTTTTTCTCGTAATGCGCCTTAATCTCTGCCAAAGGCCGCTTCACCTGTTTGGCCATGGACTCCAAACGATCTTCCAATTCTTTGTCCGTTGCATCCATTGAAGCCTCTTCAACGATTTTATCGAGGATCAGAAAACTACGGACCCGGTTTTCAGCTTCCGGTTGGAATTCTTTCAAAACCTCCTCCGCTTTTACATCATCGAGTTTTTGTCCCCGTTTTTGGATTTCTTGAGCAAATTGTTCCAACATATGTCGTAATTCACTTGTAATTAATGATTGTGGTGCTTCAAATTTGATTTTATCGACCAATTGTTTGAGAATTTGGTTAAAAAGTTCCCCCTTCTGATGTACCTCTTTTACCCCAACAATCCTTTTTTCCAAATCGACTTTTACATCCTCAAGAGTTTTATATTGTCCCAAATCTTTTGCAAAATCGTCATCGAGTTTTGGAACATTTTTTGTGCGAATTTCTTTGACGGTTATATCAAACTGCGCCTTTTTCCCCGCAAGTTCCTTGTTAAAATAATCTTTTGGATAATCAAAACTGATTTTGCGCACCTCACCAACTTTGGCGCCCTCAATCCCTTTTTCAAAATCGCCCAACATTTCGCCATCGCCAAACTCGATCACATAATCTTTAGCTTCTCCCCCTTTGAAAGATTTCCCTTCCGCCGTTCCCTTGAAATCAATCACCGCCACAAGCCCTTTAACCAAAACAGTTTCCGCGGGGGCGGGCTCCAACTGTGTCATTGCTTTTTGAAGACGGATTAATTCCGATTCGACTTCTTCTTTGGTGACTTCAATTTCTGTTTTTTCGAGTTTGAGTCCTTTGTAATCTTTTTCTGTGATGGGAATTGCGGGCAAAACATCAAACGTGGCGGTATAAGACAGACCGCCTGTACCCGCAAAAAGCCCCGGCGTGATTTCGGGGCGGGAAATGGGATAAACTTTTGCTTCTTTAAAAGCTTTGGCCAAAGTTAAATCGACCACTTTTTCAACCGTTTCATGCTGAACTTCATGGGCGAAACGCTGTTCAATAATGTTGGAGGGCACTTTCCCCGGGCGAAAACCCTCAACTTTCACCTTTTTCTGCAAATCATGAACGGCCTTTATACGCGCTTGCGCAACAACATCGGCGGGCACTTCAATTTTTATTTTTTTTTGGACAGAACTGACATCTTCAAGAATAGTTTTCATGGTCCGCGCCTACAAACCACAAGTAAACAGGCGGCACAAGGGGATTTTTGGTTTTATTTCAACGCTTTTTCCCATTTTGTTCGTTCTGCTTTTACGAAGGTGGGGTTGGTGGAGCCTTTGGTTTTTTTTGCTTCGACGGAGGTTTCGGGTTTGAAGAGGTCCAACACATCTGATTCAAAATATTCGGAAAACTGTTGCCATATTTTTACGGGAAGTTGGCTTAAGTTTTTTCCTGCTTCTTCGGCGTGGCGGACAATTTTCCCGACCGTTTCGTGGGCCTCGCTGAAGGGCACTTTTTTGCGGACCAGATATTCCAGCAGGTCCGTTGAAAAGAGATGATCTTCGGCAACCGATTTTTTGAATGCCTCTTTGTTGAAAGAAATGGTCGACAATGTTTCGGACAGAATTTCCAGTGCGAGTTTTGTTTTTCGGGCCGCATCAAAAACGGCGGGTTTGTCTTCCTGAAGATCGCGATTGTAACTTAACGGAAGACCTTTTTGCACGGTGAGAAGCGCCTGCAAATGTCCAAAAATTGAGCCCGTCCGCCCGCGGATGAGTTCAAAAACATCCGGATTTTTTTTCTGCGGCATAAGACTGGAACCCGTGGCAAAAGCGTCGTCGATTTCCACATAGTTAAAAAATTCGGAATTCCACAAAATAAAATCTTCGGAAAGACGCGAGAGATGAACCCATAAAATAGCGAGGTCGCTTAAAAATTCGGTTAAAAATCCGCGGTCACTTACCGCCGCCAGAGAGTTGCCCGCGATTTTTGAAAAACTCAACTCCTTCGCCAGAAATTTTTGGTCGATGGGGAGCGAAGAACCTGCAAGGGCCGCGGAACCCAGCGGCAACACATCGACTCTTTTTAGAAGATCATTCAAGCGAGAGCGATCTTCGTCGAGCATCGCCACATAAGCCAACAAATGATGCGCCAATAAAATGGGTTGGGCTTTTCTAAGATGCGTAACACCCGCAACAATACCGTCTCCCGCTTTTTGCGCCGTATGGAGCAAAGCCGTTTCTGTTTTTTTCAGCGCGGCATCAATCTCCGAAATTTTTTGTTTGAGATAGATGCGGGTAGAAGTGACGACCAAATCATTTCTGCTCCGACCCGTGTGAATTTTTTTGGCGACGTTGCCGATTTTTTTCTCAAGATGCGTTTGAATGAGTGTGTGGACATCTTCAAAGGGGGCGTTTGGATCGACGGGTTGCAATTCTTTGCTGATCGCCTTCAGTCCATTCACCAATTTTGCGGATTCGTCTTGGGTGATAATACCGATGTGCCCCAACATTTTTGCCCAGGCAATATCGACGGCGATTTCGGCGTCAAACAATTCCCAATCAACATTGAGTGAATAACTGAACTCTTTTAAAAGAGGATGCATTTCTTTTTTGAAACGCCCGCCCCATAACGCTTTCATTTTTTATTTATCCCTTCGTAGGGAAGTCCCCAGATTTTCAAAAAACCTTTCGCGGCGTTCCGGTCAAAGGCGTCTTTCTCTGAGTAAGTCGCCAACTTTTCGAAATAAAGAGAATGCGGAGATTGACGGCCAACGCATGTTGCATGGCCTTTATCCAGTTTGATGCGGATTTTTCCCGTGACTTTATTCTGATTTGATTTGAAAAACTGGTCGAGAGATTCTTTGAGCGGCGAAAACCAGAGGCCAAAATAAACCAACTCCGCATATTTTTTCGACAAGAGTTCTTTGTAATGCAAAAATTCGCGATCCATCACCATGCCTTCAAGTTCCTTGTGTGCCGTGAGTAAAACGTGGGCCGCCGGGGCTTCATAAATTTCGCGGCTTTTAATTCCGACGAGACGATTTTCGATTTGATCAAAACGTCCCACACCATATTCGCCCGCAATTTGATTGAGCGTTTCAATCAGATCAACGAGTGATTTTTTCTGCCCATCGAGCGCAACAGGAATTCCTTTTTCAAATTCAATTTCAAGATAACAGGGCGTTGCAGGAACTTTATCAAGCCCCTTTGTCATGACATAAGCCTCTTCGGGGGCTTCGAGCCACGGATCTTCCAGAATGCCGGCTTCAATCGCAATGCCCCAGATATTTTTGTCGATCGAATACGGGGAGGCTTTTGTCGCGTCGACGGGAATATTATTTTTGCGCGCATAATCTATTTCTTCTTCGCGCGATTTGAATTCCCACTCCCTGAGTGGAGCGATAATTTCCAAAGAGCTGTTGAGAGTGCGCACACCCACTTCAATGCGCACCTGATCATTTCCCTTACCAGTGCAACCGTGCGCCACGGCGTCGGCATTTTCCTGTTCCGCAATTCGCACCAGATGTTTTGCGATCAAAGGTCTGCCAAGTGCTGTGGCTAAAGGATATCCCCCTTCATAGCGGGCATTGGCCCAGAGGGCGGGCAAAATAAATGCGTGCGCAAATTCTTCTTTCAGATCTTCGACAAAAATTTTGCAGGCGCCGGCAGATTTTGCTTTTTGGTTGAGTTTTTCTTTGTCAGCCACCTCTCCGATAAACGCGGAAAAACAGATGACCTCACAATCGTAGCGATCTTTGATCCACTTCACAGCGCAGGAAGTATCCAACCCCCCCGAATAAGCCAGAACCACTTTTTTCATTGTAAGCTCCTTTTTGTCATCCAAAAACATATTGTCATCCTGAGCGAAGCGAAGGATCCCGAGGACTTCTAGCAGATCCTTCACTGCGTTCAGGATGACAAAGAAAAACTCTAGGATGACAGCACAGTTTCCAAAATTTCAAGTCCCTTATCTAATATTTCTTTTGTGACTGTCATCGCGGGCATGATGCGCAAAACCTTATCTTGCGTGCAGT
The DNA window shown above is from Deltaproteobacteria bacterium and carries:
- the tig gene encoding trigger factor, translating into MKTILEDVSSVQKKIKIEVPADVVAQARIKAVHDLQKKVKVEGFRPGKVPSNIIEQRFAHEVQHETVEKVVDLTLAKAFKEAKVYPISRPEITPGLFAGTGGLSYTATFDVLPAIPITEKDYKGLKLEKTEIEVTKEEVESELIRLQKAMTQLEPAPAETVLVKGLVAVIDFKGTAEGKSFKGGEAKDYVIEFGDGEMLGDFEKGIEGAKVGEVRKISFDYPKDYFNKELAGKKAQFDITVKEIRTKNVPKLDDDFAKDLGQYKTLEDVKVDLEKRIVGVKEVHQKGELFNQILKQLVDKIKFEAPQSLITSELRHMLEQFAQEIQKRGQKLDDVKAEEVLKEFQPEAENRVRSFLILDKIVEEASMDATDKELEDRLESMAKQVKRPLAEIKAHYEKNNLLGSLKNRILHEKSLEFVLNEAKIKVVKSKNDKKRPQK
- the argH gene encoding argininosuccinate lyase, producing the protein MKALWGGRFKKEMHPLLKEFSYSLNVDWELFDAEIAVDIAWAKMLGHIGIITQDESAKLVNGLKAISKELQPVDPNAPFEDVHTLIQTHLEKKIGNVAKKIHTGRSRNDLVVTSTRIYLKQKISEIDAALKKTETALLHTAQKAGDGIVAGVTHLRKAQPILLAHHLLAYVAMLDEDRSRLNDLLKRVDVLPLGSAALAGSSLPIDQKFLAKELSFSKIAGNSLAAVSDRGFLTEFLSDLAILWVHLSRLSEDFILWNSEFFNYVEIDDAFATGSSLMPQKKNPDVFELIRGRTGSIFGHLQALLTVQKGLPLSYNRDLQEDKPAVFDAARKTKLALEILSETLSTISFNKEAFKKSVAEDHLFSTDLLEYLVRKKVPFSEAHETVGKIVRHAEEAGKNLSQLPVKIWQQFSEYFESDVLDLFKPETSVEAKKTKGSTNPTFVKAERTKWEKALK
- a CDS encoding argininosuccinate synthase; the encoded protein is MFLDDKKELTMKKVVLAYSGGLDTSCAVKWIKDRYDCEVICFSAFIGEVADKEKLNQKAKSAGACKIFVEDLKEEFAHAFILPALWANARYEGGYPLATALGRPLIAKHLVRIAEQENADAVAHGCTGKGNDQVRIEVGVRTLNSSLEIIAPLREWEFKSREEEIDYARKNNIPVDATKASPYSIDKNIWGIAIEAGILEDPWLEAPEEAYVMTKGLDKVPATPCYLEIEFEKGIPVALDGQKKSLVDLIETLNQIAGEYGVGRFDQIENRLVGIKSREIYEAPAAHVLLTAHKELEGMVMDREFLHYKELLSKKYAELVYFGLWFSPLKESLDQFFKSNQNKVTGKIRIKLDKGHATCVGRQSPHSLYFEKLATYSEKDAFDRNAAKGFLKIWGLPYEGINKK